The following are encoded together in the Arcticibacterium luteifluviistationis genome:
- a CDS encoding enolase C-terminal domain-like protein, with translation MKKINVDESRRDTIKKLGLSSAGILGLFGGASRAEARETTPSYAKGMGKVTITRVRAIATAPQRSNLIVVKVETSEPGLYGLGCATFTQRAVAVVAAINSYLDDFCRGKDVDNIEDMWQSAYVSSYWRNGPVLNNALSGLDQALWDIKGKRAGMPVYQLLGGKSRFAIPCYTHASGRTPGDVIESVQKYQEQGFKHIRIQQGGYGAVGSTDQLPDFKAAGFGGESDNYMNQQYYLKSVPKMFEAVRKACGEEVELLHDIHERVAPIDAIHMIKQLEEYRPFFIEDPFSPENMKWFKQLRASTTVPLAMGELFNNINEFVEPMVNQWFDFIRIHVSQIGGITPAMKVARLGEWFNIRTAWHGPGDVSPVGHSAHAHIDMAIWNFGIQEAVSFSEEMLDVFSGCPTMKNGYMSVNDAPGLGVDIDEKEAAKYPIGTKSNWQVRKADGTILRP, from the coding sequence ATGAAAAAAATAAATGTAGATGAAAGTAGAAGAGATACTATAAAGAAACTAGGGTTGAGTTCGGCAGGAATCTTGGGCCTCTTTGGTGGGGCCTCAAGAGCCGAAGCCAGAGAAACTACGCCAAGTTATGCTAAAGGAATGGGGAAAGTGACTATTACCCGAGTTAGGGCAATAGCCACTGCACCACAAAGGTCTAACTTAATAGTGGTAAAAGTAGAGACTTCTGAACCAGGACTTTATGGTTTAGGCTGTGCCACATTTACCCAACGAGCAGTAGCAGTGGTGGCAGCTATAAACAGTTACCTAGACGATTTCTGTAGAGGGAAAGACGTGGATAATATTGAAGACATGTGGCAGTCTGCCTATGTAAGTTCATACTGGAGAAACGGCCCTGTTTTAAACAATGCCTTAAGTGGATTAGATCAAGCTTTATGGGATATTAAGGGTAAAAGAGCAGGCATGCCTGTATATCAACTGTTGGGCGGTAAGTCTAGGTTTGCTATCCCATGTTACACGCATGCCAGTGGAAGAACACCTGGTGATGTAATAGAAAGTGTACAAAAGTATCAGGAGCAGGGTTTTAAGCATATAAGGATTCAACAAGGTGGATATGGAGCAGTAGGATCCACAGACCAATTGCCAGACTTTAAGGCTGCTGGTTTTGGAGGAGAATCTGACAATTATATGAATCAGCAGTATTACCTAAAGTCGGTGCCTAAAATGTTTGAAGCGGTAAGAAAGGCTTGTGGTGAAGAGGTAGAGTTATTACATGATATTCATGAGCGTGTGGCTCCTATAGATGCCATTCATATGATAAAACAGTTAGAGGAGTATAGACCATTCTTTATAGAAGACCCTTTTTCTCCTGAAAACATGAAATGGTTCAAACAGCTAAGAGCCAGCACCACTGTGCCTTTGGCTATGGGAGAGCTGTTTAATAATATTAATGAATTTGTAGAGCCCATGGTAAATCAATGGTTTGATTTTATCAGGATTCATGTCTCTCAAATAGGTGGAATTACGCCCGCCATGAAAGTAGCAAGGTTAGGTGAATGGTTTAATATCCGCACAGCTTGGCACGGACCGGGGGATGTTTCCCCGGTCGGCCATTCTGCTCATGCCCACATTGATATGGCAATTTGGAATTTTGGAATTCAAGAGGCGGTCTCTTTTAGTGAAGAAATGCTAGATGTTTTTTCTGGCTGCCCTACTATGAAAAATGGCTATATGTCTGTCAATGATGCTCCAGGCTTAGGAGTTGATATTGATGAGAAAGAGGCTGCCAAATATCCAATTGGAACTAAGTCAAATTGGCAAGTTAGAAAAGCAGACGGAACAATCTTAAGACCATAA
- a CDS encoding SusD/RagB family nutrient-binding outer membrane lipoprotein yields MKFNIKYILGLVLLVTALPSCDEGFDEININKVDPTSLASSLILNKAIVSTTYLDGNGTLGMLCYNFGIVQQIITPYGSSLSGGNYNQLNNSNAAKVWDNFYRNVVKQVVAVVEQTKDLPMESNTYNSARIWKAYTFMVLTDTYGDIPYFQAGKGFIDEVVTPIYDSQEVIYKDILKELEEAVAALDANQPTFSTDILYGGNVSGWKKLGNSLMLRAAMRLTKVDPATAETYVKKAVAGGLIESNSENSIIRHTSIYNNYVANHLTAREKTNFYLAEPFVEFLKNNNDPRLPVFAVRYVGAKGGPEQVAARASSAQEDQIGMPMGYNDVSISETFAEKKVASLWDYTQVNLGTILKLDAPEFHVTYSQTQLLLAEAAMRGWVSGDAATYYTNGIRANLEQMALYDDKATIAEADIQAYLDSQTFDPSKGYDQINTQYWVSTFIDGNESFANFRRSGFPALAKNPYPGSELKGEDFIRRLPYPDGEIVVNSANMNEAISRQGPNTLETRVWWDKK; encoded by the coding sequence ATGAAATTTAATATAAAATATATTTTAGGTCTGGTGCTGTTAGTAACCGCCCTGCCTAGTTGCGATGAAGGTTTTGATGAAATAAATATTAACAAGGTGGATCCTACTTCTCTGGCTTCATCCCTTATTCTAAATAAGGCCATTGTTAGTACTACTTACCTTGACGGTAATGGTACATTAGGAATGTTGTGCTATAATTTTGGAATTGTACAGCAGATAATTACCCCCTATGGAAGTTCTCTTTCAGGTGGAAACTATAATCAGCTCAATAATAGTAATGCCGCCAAGGTGTGGGATAATTTTTACAGAAATGTAGTAAAGCAAGTAGTGGCTGTGGTGGAACAAACCAAAGACTTACCTATGGAGAGTAATACCTATAACTCTGCTAGAATTTGGAAGGCATACACATTTATGGTTTTGACAGACACCTATGGAGATATTCCTTATTTTCAAGCAGGGAAAGGCTTTATTGATGAAGTGGTTACCCCTATTTATGACAGTCAAGAAGTCATTTATAAAGACATACTAAAAGAGTTGGAAGAGGCTGTAGCAGCCTTAGATGCAAATCAACCTACTTTTAGTACTGATATTCTTTATGGAGGAAACGTGTCTGGATGGAAAAAACTAGGTAATTCTCTAATGCTGAGAGCAGCTATGAGATTGACAAAGGTAGATCCTGCTACTGCCGAAACTTATGTAAAAAAGGCTGTGGCTGGAGGACTTATAGAATCTAATTCTGAAAATTCAATTATAAGACATACGTCTATTTATAATAACTATGTTGCCAATCATTTGACTGCAAGAGAGAAAACGAATTTCTATTTAGCTGAGCCGTTTGTTGAATTTCTTAAGAATAATAATGACCCTCGCTTACCTGTATTTGCAGTAAGATATGTGGGAGCCAAAGGTGGTCCAGAACAAGTTGCGGCTAGAGCATCTTCTGCTCAAGAAGATCAAATAGGAATGCCAATGGGCTATAATGACGTGAGTATTTCAGAAACTTTTGCAGAGAAGAAAGTAGCAAGCCTTTGGGATTACACGCAAGTGAATTTAGGTACAATTCTTAAGTTGGATGCTCCTGAATTTCATGTTACATATTCTCAGACACAGCTTTTGTTAGCAGAAGCAGCCATGAGAGGCTGGGTTTCTGGTGATGCCGCCACTTATTATACTAATGGAATTAGAGCGAATCTGGAACAGATGGCACTTTATGATGATAAAGCAACTATTGCTGAGGCAGATATTCAAGCATACCTTGATTCTCAAACCTTCGACCCATCTAAAGGTTATGACCAGATAAATACGCAGTATTGGGTGTCTACTTTTATTGATGGAAATGAGTCATTTGCTAATTTTAGAAGGAGCGGTTTTCCGGCCTTAGCCAAAAATCCTTACCCTGGTTCTGAGTTAAAAGGAGAAGACTTTATTAGAAGGTTACCATATCCGGATGGAGAGATTGTGGTGAATTCTGCGAACATGAACGAAGCGATAAGTCGTCAAGGGCCTAATACGCTAGAAACTCGTGTTTGGTGGGATAAGAAGTAG
- a CDS encoding SusC/RagA family TonB-linked outer membrane protein, protein MKKKLFFNLTMTLLLFGFQIMAQNKEVTGTVTGNEGGLPGVSVILEGSTQGTMTNVDGAYSISVPANGTLKFSFIGYLAKSVKVNNQSVINVKLEEEQTNLSEVVVTALGIKREAKTLGYATATVNAEQVSTNRSPNVMTGLQGKMSGVNITTMGTGPGGSAKIRIRGQSSFSGQNNPLIIINGVPVDNTNYSLGGDYGSRSSNSSDGGDGLSSINPDDVESMTVLKGATAAALYGSRAKDGVVMITTKNKGSGKGFGVSYNMNFTTDTPIDNTDFQYEYGQGEGGKRPTSANPTSGVWSFGEKFEPGMTQILFDNEEYPYEPVYDRVKKFYDVGTNLTNTITVSNAGEKGGFSLSLSNASNKGIMPNNKFDKKIINLGFTQNITSKLTATGNVNYSLEDNTNPPQVNTQDVAVSTVIFTLANSMPFEALQNNPTHPNGDEFVFSRFLVRNNPYYSMSRKFENIDRNRLFGNIALKYQFTDWLYLQGRLSEDFYVRNQEYNIPNGYAPIPKAPTGYVNGSYTQDIRKNTERNLDFILGANRDFGTIGVDLTLGGNQRYARNDYNSVTVQDFVQPGLYTVMNGRVKDPLYALSEKKINSLFGATTISYKEFLYLSLTARNDWFSTLAAANRSILYPSATGSFVFSQAFNNLPSWLNFGKFRAAYAEVGSDNVNPYSNALYYAVDNNSFPNPSGQLVPIGGVNASVVPNRNLRPLRVKEAEFGIEMKIIENKVGLDFTYYNKITEDQILAAQISDATSYTSKLINVGRSRNQGIEAMVSFSPIKSGDFVWDFSANASYNTSEVLKLGLTDKDTVITVGGGGGRTLNQVVGKPIGQLYTFMYLRDDQGRQVFDSNSGMPLRDNTLRNVGNALPKYFGGITNTFRYKNIQLYTLIDFKLGHKLIAGRNINYIRHGLSKRTLPGRDVGYVIGDGVNQNGEINTTQVAVQPFYESINPLGINEDFVQNAGFWKLRQVSLSYDFTKLFAEDGFVKGLRLSAVANNVLTIKKWTENMDPEEALVSSDNAVGLDFWPGLPPTRSVGFNLNFKF, encoded by the coding sequence ATGAAGAAAAAACTATTTTTTAATTTAACGATGACGTTGCTGTTATTTGGCTTCCAAATTATGGCACAAAACAAAGAGGTGACAGGAACTGTCACCGGAAACGAAGGCGGTCTGCCTGGTGTAAGTGTAATACTGGAAGGAAGTACACAGGGAACTATGACTAATGTGGATGGGGCTTACTCCATAAGTGTTCCTGCCAATGGAACCTTAAAATTCTCTTTTATTGGTTACTTAGCTAAGAGTGTTAAAGTAAATAACCAATCTGTTATCAATGTAAAACTAGAAGAAGAACAAACTAATCTTTCTGAAGTAGTGGTAACGGCTTTGGGTATAAAAAGAGAGGCGAAAACTCTTGGATATGCCACGGCTACTGTAAATGCCGAACAGGTGAGCACTAACCGCTCTCCTAATGTAATGACAGGGCTACAGGGTAAAATGTCTGGTGTTAATATTACCACTATGGGAACAGGGCCTGGCGGGTCGGCCAAAATTAGAATTAGAGGTCAGTCGTCTTTTAGTGGGCAAAACAATCCTTTAATTATCATAAATGGTGTTCCTGTTGATAATACTAACTACTCTTTAGGTGGAGATTATGGTTCAAGGTCTAGTAATAGTTCGGATGGTGGAGATGGGCTTTCCAGTATAAATCCAGATGATGTGGAGTCTATGACTGTTTTAAAAGGAGCTACAGCTGCAGCACTATATGGTTCTAGAGCCAAAGACGGTGTGGTTATGATTACTACTAAAAACAAGGGAAGTGGAAAGGGTTTTGGAGTATCTTATAATATGAATTTTACTACTGATACACCTATTGACAATACAGATTTTCAATATGAATACGGTCAAGGTGAGGGAGGTAAAAGACCAACTAGTGCTAATCCTACTTCTGGGGTTTGGAGCTTTGGTGAAAAGTTTGAGCCGGGTATGACACAAATATTATTTGACAATGAAGAGTACCCTTATGAGCCTGTTTATGATAGAGTTAAGAAGTTTTATGATGTAGGGACTAATCTGACAAACACCATAACAGTTTCTAACGCGGGAGAAAAAGGTGGTTTTAGTTTATCTTTATCAAATGCCTCTAATAAAGGTATTATGCCTAATAATAAGTTTGATAAAAAGATTATAAACCTCGGTTTTACCCAAAACATTACAAGCAAACTTACTGCTACGGGTAATGTCAATTATTCCTTAGAAGATAATACGAACCCTCCTCAGGTGAATACGCAAGATGTAGCAGTCTCAACAGTTATTTTCACTTTGGCTAACTCGATGCCTTTTGAAGCTCTTCAAAATAACCCCACTCATCCTAATGGAGATGAATTTGTTTTTTCAAGGTTTTTGGTAAGAAACAATCCTTATTATTCCATGAGTAGGAAATTTGAAAATATTGACAGAAACAGGCTTTTTGGGAACATAGCGTTGAAATATCAATTTACAGATTGGCTTTACTTACAAGGTAGACTTTCGGAAGATTTCTACGTAAGAAATCAAGAGTACAATATCCCTAATGGTTATGCACCTATTCCTAAAGCACCTACAGGTTATGTAAATGGGTCTTATACGCAAGATATAAGAAAGAATACCGAAAGAAATCTTGACTTTATCTTAGGAGCCAATAGAGATTTCGGGACCATTGGTGTAGACTTAACACTTGGTGGAAATCAGAGATATGCCAGAAACGATTATAACAGTGTGACTGTTCAAGATTTTGTTCAGCCTGGGCTTTATACGGTGATGAACGGAAGAGTGAAAGACCCTCTATATGCTCTTTCTGAAAAGAAGATAAATTCACTTTTTGGAGCTACCACTATCTCCTATAAAGAGTTTCTTTATTTAAGCTTAACAGCTAGAAATGATTGGTTTTCAACATTGGCAGCAGCCAATAGGAGTATTTTATACCCTTCTGCCACTGGTAGTTTCGTGTTTTCTCAAGCATTTAATAATCTACCCAGTTGGTTAAACTTTGGGAAATTTAGAGCGGCTTATGCAGAAGTGGGGTCAGATAATGTAAACCCATATTCTAATGCTCTTTACTATGCTGTTGATAATAATTCGTTTCCAAACCCTAGCGGTCAATTAGTACCAATTGGAGGAGTAAATGCTTCGGTGGTTCCAAACAGGAATCTTAGGCCCTTAAGAGTAAAAGAAGCTGAATTTGGAATAGAAATGAAAATTATTGAAAACAAGGTTGGCTTAGACTTTACCTATTACAATAAGATTACAGAAGACCAGATACTAGCGGCTCAAATATCTGATGCCACCTCTTATACCAGTAAGTTGATAAATGTAGGGCGTAGTAGAAATCAAGGTATTGAAGCCATGGTAAGTTTCTCACCAATTAAGAGTGGAGATTTTGTTTGGGACTTTAGTGCTAATGCTTCTTACAATACTTCGGAAGTGTTAAAACTTGGGTTGACGGATAAAGACACTGTGATTACCGTAGGTGGTGGAGGTGGACGAACACTGAACCAAGTAGTAGGAAAACCGATAGGTCAATTGTATACGTTTATGTATCTCCGTGATGATCAAGGAAGGCAGGTGTTTGACTCAAATAGTGGAATGCCACTAAGAGATAATACACTGAGGAATGTTGGGAATGCTTTGCCAAAGTACTTTGGAGGTATCACAAATACTTTTAGGTATAAAAATATCCAATTATATACTTTAATAGACTTTAAGTTAGGTCACAAGTTGATTGCTGGAAGAAACATTAATTATATTCGTCATGGTCTTTCTAAAAGAACTTTGCCAGGAAGAGACGTAGGGTATGTGATTGGTGATGGAGTAAACCAGAATGGAGAGATCAATACTACCCAGGTGGCTGTTCAGCCATTTTACGAGTCTATTAATCCTTTAGGGATAAATGAAGATTTCGTTCAAAACGCTGGCTTTTGGAAGCTACGCCAAGTGTCTTTGAGTTATGATTTTACAAAACTTTTTGCAGAAGATGGTTTCGTGAAAGGTTTAAGGCTTAGTGCGGTAGCTAATAATGTTTTAACTATTAAAAAATGGACGGAGAACATGGATCCTGAAGAAGCTTTGGTTTCCTCAGATAATGCCGTGGGTCTTGATTTTTGGCCAGGATTGCCTCCTACAAGAAGTGTCGGTTTTAATCTAAACTTCAAATTTTAA
- the hemE gene encoding uroporphyrinogen decarboxylase, whose amino-acid sequence MSLKNDLLLRAAKGEEQERVPVWVMRQAGRILKEYRAVRKTAGSFINLATNPELAAEVTLQPVDILGVDAAIIFSDILVVPEAMDLPYEMVEKVGPIFRKTIKSKADVDVLNTSDIEDRLSYVLEAMKLVKTGLSDRVPLIGFAGAPFTIFCYMIEGKGSKTFSEAKKMLYTEPELSHQLLQKITDVTITYLKAQVACGANLVQVFDSWAGILSPSQYSVFATPYISQICKAINNVPVTVFAKGAYFAREEIGQLDCNVVGMDWNMDILESRELIPNKTLQGNLDPCVLYGSFKEIEKETTIMLNKFGKQKYIANLGHGVYPDMNPDNVKCFIDTVKAW is encoded by the coding sequence ATGAGTTTAAAAAACGACCTGCTACTAAGAGCAGCTAAAGGAGAGGAACAAGAAAGAGTACCTGTATGGGTAATGAGACAGGCGGGTAGAATTTTAAAAGAATACCGTGCTGTCCGAAAAACAGCTGGTAGCTTTATTAATTTGGCCACAAATCCAGAACTGGCGGCAGAGGTAACACTGCAGCCAGTTGATATTTTAGGGGTAGACGCTGCCATTATATTTTCGGATATTTTAGTAGTGCCTGAGGCAATGGATTTGCCATATGAGATGGTAGAAAAGGTAGGGCCTATCTTTAGAAAGACTATAAAAAGTAAAGCGGATGTTGATGTTTTAAACACCTCGGACATTGAAGATAGACTTTCTTACGTTTTGGAAGCTATGAAATTGGTCAAAACAGGTCTGTCTGATAGGGTGCCTTTGATAGGTTTTGCGGGAGCTCCTTTTACTATTTTCTGTTACATGATAGAGGGAAAGGGTTCTAAGACATTCTCTGAAGCCAAGAAAATGCTTTATACAGAGCCTGAATTGTCACATCAGTTATTACAGAAAATTACAGATGTGACTATTACTTATTTGAAAGCTCAGGTGGCTTGTGGAGCTAATTTGGTTCAGGTTTTTGACAGCTGGGCTGGGATACTCTCTCCAAGTCAATACTCCGTTTTTGCTACGCCCTATATTTCTCAAATATGTAAAGCTATCAATAACGTTCCGGTAACTGTTTTTGCTAAAGGAGCATATTTTGCTAGAGAGGAAATAGGTCAGTTAGACTGTAACGTAGTAGGAATGGACTGGAATATGGATATTCTGGAGTCAAGAGAGTTAATCCCAAATAAGACTTTGCAGGGTAATTTGGATCCTTGTGTGTTATATGGCTCTTTCAAAGAAATAGAAAAGGAGACTACTATAATGCTAAATAAATTTGGTAAGCAGAAATACATTGCGAATTTAGGACACGGTGTATATCCTGATATGAATCCGGATAATGTGAAGTGTTTTATTGATACAGTAAAGGCTTGGTAG
- a CDS encoding thioredoxin family protein — MKNLTILALAISMITLSSWTGKKDIKTVEFYSGSYDNFLRTAKKQQKPILLDFWATWCGPCKKMDNETFKNSDLAAYVNGNFLIYRVDIDTEDGKRIAERFDVKVFPTLLVADYKGNEVTKLKGFYSPNYLAKTLDNLDESHRLLGSDKKEQYVMK, encoded by the coding sequence ATGAAAAACCTTACCATACTGGCTTTAGCCATTTCGATGATTACCCTTAGTTCCTGGACAGGAAAAAAGGATATTAAAACTGTAGAATTTTATAGTGGTTCTTATGATAACTTTTTAAGGACGGCGAAAAAACAACAGAAACCAATCTTGTTAGATTTTTGGGCTACTTGGTGTGGTCCATGTAAAAAGATGGATAATGAAACCTTCAAGAATAGTGATTTGGCGGCTTATGTCAATGGCAATTTTTTGATTTATAGAGTTGATATAGATACTGAAGATGGAAAGAGAATAGCAGAGCGTTTTGATGTAAAAGTATTTCCTACGCTTTTGGTAGCAGATTATAAAGGAAATGAAGTGACAAAACTTAAAGGATTTTACTCGCCAAATTATTTGGCAAAAACGCTTGATAATTTAGATGAGTCACATCGTCTTTTAGGTTCTGATAAGAAGGAACAATATGTAATGAAATAA
- a CDS encoding RNA polymerase sigma factor, with protein MTKILSLFSSDHNLAKALKRGDKKAQNHLYERYSGLMFGICMRYMGDQMAAEDVMLKGFMKIFEKIDQFNFKGSFEGWIKRIMVNEALMKIRSIKTKEVGIEDVSVSNFETQASSKLEAEDLLAMISTLPQGYKTVFNLYAIEGFSHSEIAEQLGISEGTSKSQLSRARAMLQKRLENQDNSLKNEFN; from the coding sequence ATGACAAAAATTTTATCCTTGTTTAGTTCAGACCACAATCTGGCAAAAGCTTTAAAACGAGGAGACAAGAAAGCTCAAAATCACTTATACGAACGTTACTCGGGTTTGATGTTCGGTATATGCATGCGTTATATGGGTGACCAAATGGCCGCAGAAGATGTAATGCTCAAAGGTTTTATGAAAATCTTTGAGAAAATCGACCAGTTTAATTTCAAAGGTAGTTTTGAAGGATGGATTAAACGCATAATGGTAAACGAGGCCTTGATGAAAATAAGGTCTATAAAAACTAAGGAGGTTGGTATTGAGGATGTGTCGGTCTCAAATTTTGAAACTCAAGCTTCTTCCAAACTAGAAGCAGAAGACCTTCTCGCTATGATTAGCACATTGCCGCAAGGGTATAAGACTGTTTTTAACCTCTATGCCATTGAAGGTTTCAGCCATTCCGAAATTGCCGAGCAATTAGGTATTTCAGAAGGTACATCCAAATCCCAACTGAGCAGAGCTAGAGCTATGCTCCAAAAAAGATTAGAAAATCAGGATAACAGCTTAAAAAATGAATTCAATTAA